One Drosophila kikkawai strain 14028-0561.14 chromosome 3L, DkikHiC1v2, whole genome shotgun sequence genomic window carries:
- the LOC108078834 gene encoding myotubularin-related protein 9, which yields MEFADLIKTPKLDGVLLHDPGQAGTGTGAGAPTVGTLCITGHHLLLSARQENSQELWLLHKNIDSVEKRPSLTQNIVVGGIITLKCKDLRIISLEIKSAKEFFNVATSLEALSAIQNTELLYPFFYRPMYTILEDGYTMFRPELEFAKLISGVGMGGVSSPNVANITICMPSTSTTSTTLGSGGGGGIPHPLQNGYAMDALQGGLGGGGSAAIACEWRISNVNRDFSVCATYGATLIVPKAITDEQIVLSAAFRDGGRFPVLSYRHENGATLMRSSQPLSIQGIKRCRADEAILNLVLGRSRKGFIVDTWGKGKSNTETDLHYSQWKKVNRSIGNVSSPASILDSFSRLIEACNDLSCSTDKWLSRLEGSGWLSLVLNSLNASCVVAQCLDQEGSPVLVHGAKGLDSTLIVTSLVQIILNPDCRTVRGIQALIEREWIQAGHPFASRHRYSCYTPSQTRQKTSGATFVLFLDCLYQLYTQFPCSFEFSTQLLILLFEHSHFSQYGTFLCDSERERRELNVHTRTTSLWSYLNRPDVLQTLLNPLYEPNASVIWPSVAPISLELWSDLYLRWVIDQRSCATVMSQIQELVTREKELRTQALKLRKQALELGQEVSEMMSGSADDA from the exons ATGGAATTCGCCGACCTGATAAAGACCCCCAAGCTGGACGGCGTCTTGCTGCACGATCCAGGGCAGGCGGGGACAGGTACGGGTGCGGGTGCACCCACGGTGGGGACGTTATGCATCACCGGACATCATCTGCTGCTGAGCGCACGCCAGGAGAACAGCCAGGAACTGTGG CTGCTGCACAAGAACATCGACAGTGTGGAGAAGAGGCCCAGTCTGACACAGAACATTGTGGTCGGCGGCATAATCACACTGAAGTGCAAGGACCTGCGCATCATCTCGCTGGAGATCAAGAGTGCCAAGGAGTTTTTCAATGTGGCCACTTCGCTGGAGGCACTCAGTGCGATACAGAACACCGAGCTGCTGTATCCTTTCTTCTACAGGCCCATGTACACCATCCTCGAGGACGGCTACACGATGTTTAG gccCGAGCTGGAGTTCGCCAAGCTCATCAGCGGTGTGGGCATGGGCGGTGTTTCCTCGCCGAATGTGGCCAACATAACAATTTGCATGCCGTCAACATCAACGACATCGACGACACTGGGCagtggcggtggtggtggcattCCCCATCCCCTACAGAACGGCTATGCGATGGACGCCCTCCAAGGTGGTCTGGGTGGCGGTGGCAGCGCAGCCATCGCCTGCGAGTGGCGCATCAGCAACGTCAACAGAGACTTCAGCGTCTGTGCCACATATGGCGCCACGCTAATTGTACCTAAAGCAATTACGGACGAGCAGATAGTGCTCTCCGCCGCGTTCCGGGACGGCGGACGCTTCCCAGTGCTCAGCTACAGGCACGAGAATGGA GCCACACTGATGCGCAGCTCCCAGCCGCTGTCGATTCAGGGAATCAAGCGCTGCCGGGCTGACGAGGCCATCCTCAATCTGGTCCTTGGGCGCAGCAGAAAGGGCTTTATCGTGGACACCTGGGGCAAGGGCAAGTCCAACACGGAAACGGACCTGCACTATTCGCAGTGGAAGAAGGTGAATCGCTCGATCGGAAATGTCAGCTCGCCGGCTTCCATTTTGGACAGTTTCTCACGGCTAATAGAGGCCTGCAATGATCTGAGCTGCAGCACGGACAAGTGGTTGTCGCGACTGGAGGGCAGTGGTTGGCTGAGTCTGGTGCTTAACTCGCTCAATGCCTCCTGTGTGGTGGCCCAGTGCCTGGATCAAGAGGGCAGCCCTGTGCTGGTGCACGGGGCCAAGGGCCTGGACTCGACGCTGATTGTCACCTCGCTGGTGCAGATCATCCTCAATCCCGACTGCCGTACTGTTAGGGG TATTCAAGCGCTCATTGAGCGCGAGTGGATCCAGGCGGGACATCCCTTTGCCTCCCGTCATCGGTACTCCTGCTATACCCCAAGTCAGACGCGCCAGAAAACCTCTGGCGCCACCTTTGTGCTCTTCTTGGACTGCCTCTACCAGCTGTACACCCAGTTCCCCTGCAGCTTCGAGTTCAGCACGCAGCTGCTGATCCTCCTCTTCGAGCACAGCCACTTCTCGCAGTACGGCACGTTCCTGTGCGACTCGGAGCGGGAGCGTCGGGAGCTGAATGTGCACACGCGGACTACGAGCTTGTGGTCCTACCTGAACCGGCCGGACGTCCTGCAAACCCTATTGAATCCCCTCTACGAGCCCAATGCCAGTGTGATATGGCCCTCGGTGGCGCCCATCAGCTTGGAGCTATGGAGCG ATCTCTATTTGCGTTGGGTGATAGATCAGCGCAGCTGTGCCACAGTCATGTCTCAGATTCAGGAACTGGTGACACGCGAAAAGGAGCTCAGAACTCAG GCCCTCAAACTACGTAAGCAGGCCCTGGAGCTCGGCCAGGAAGTGTCGGAAATGATGAGTGGCAGTGCAGACGATGCATAG
- the pix gene encoding protein Pixie, translated as MSRRKENEETDKQTRIAIVSDDKCKPKRCRQECKKTCPVVRMGKLCIEVTPTSKIASLSEELCIGCGICVKKCPFEAITIINLPSNLDKHTTHRYSKNSFKLHRLPIPRPGEVLGLVGQNGIGKSTALKILAGKQKPNLGKYANPPDWTEILSYFRGSELQNYFTKILEDNLKALVKPQYVDQIPKAVRGAVGELLDKKDERDLQTKICDMLDLSHIRDREISQLSGGELQRFAIAMVCIQNADIFMFDEPSSYLDVKQRLNAALTVRSLLHPTKFIIVVEHDLSVLDYLSDFICCLYGVPGCYGVVTMPFSVREGINIFLDGFVPTENMRFRTESLTFKVSESATEEEIKRMNHYVYPAMVKTLGKFELTVEQGHFSDSEILVLLGENGTGKTTFIRMLAGNLQPDGQVDLPMLNISYKPQKISPKFQNHVRHLLHDKIRDAYVHPQFIADVMKPMKIEEIMDQEVQNLSGGELQRVALVLCLGKPADVYLIDEPSAYLDSEQRLVAAKVIKRYILHAKKTGFVVEHDFIMATYLADRVIVIEGQPSVKTTAYSPQSLLNGMNRFLELLGITFRRDPNNFRPRINKNNSVKDTEQKRSGQFFFLEDEASN; from the exons ATGTCGCGCAGAAAGGAGAACGAAGAGACGGACAAGCAGACGCGTATTGCCATCGTCAGCGATGACAAGTGCAAGCCCAAGCGGTGTCGGCAGGAGTGCAAGAAGACCTGCCCGGTGGTGCGCATGGGCAAGCTCTGCATCGAGGTGACGCCCACGTCCAAGATTGCCTCGCTGTCCGAGGAGCTGTGCATCGGTTGCGGCATTTGTGTCAAG AAATGTCCCTTCGAGGCCATAACAATCATCAACTTGCCCAGCAACCTGGACAAGCACACAACGCATCGTTACAGCAAGAACTCCTTTAAGCTGCATCGCCTGCCTATTCCGCGACCCGGCGAGGTGCTAGGCTTGGTGGGACAGAACGGTATTGGCAAGTCCACGGCCTTGAAGATTTTGGCGGGCAAGCAGAAGCCCAATCTGGGGAAGTATGCCAACCCGCCCGACTGGACGGAGATCCTTAGCTACTTCCGCGGCTCTGAGCTGCAGAACTACTTCACCAAGATCCTCGAGGACAACCTGAAGGCGCTGGTCAAGCCGCAGTATGTGGATCAGATCCCCAAGGCGGTCCGTGGCGCTGTCGGTGAGTTGCTGGACAAGAAGGACGAGCGCGACCTGCAGACAAAGATCTGCGACATGCTGGACCTCTCGCACATTCGGGATCGAGAGATCTCGCAGCTGTCTGGTGGAGAGCTTCAGCGCTTCGCCATCGCCATGGTGTGCATTCAGAACGCGGATATCTTCATGTTCGACGAACCGTCCTCGTATCTGGATGTGAAGCAGCGTCTCAACGCTGCTCTGACTGTTCGATCACTCCTGCATCCCACAAA GTTCATCATTGTTGTGGAGCACGATTTGTCCGTGCTGGATTACTTGTCCGACTTTATTTGCTGCCTGTACGGAGTGCCCGGCTGCTATGGCGTTGTCACTATGCCCTTCTCCGTCCGCGAAGGCATCAACATTTTCCTTGACGGCTTCGTGCCCACCGAGAACATGCGCTTCCGCACAGAGTCCCTTACGTTTAAGGTCTCCGAGTCGGCCACCGAGGAGGAGATCAAGCGCATGAACCACTACGTGTATCCCGCCATGGTCAAGACGCTGGGCAAGTTCGAGCTGACCGTGGAGCAGGGTCACTTCAGTGACTCCGAGATCCTGGTGCTGCTGGGCGAGAACGGTACGGGCAAGACGACGTTCATCCGAATGCTGGCCGGAAACCTGCAGCCCGACGGCCAGGTGGATCTGCCCATGCTCAACATTTCGTACAAGCCGCAGAAGATTTCTCCGAAATTCCAGAACCATGTGCGTCATCTGCTGCACGACAAGATCCGTGACGCGTACGTGCATCCTCAGTTCATTGCCGATGTGATGAAGCCCATGAAGATTGAGGAGATTATGGACCAGGAGGTGCAGAACCTCTCTGGTGGTGAGTTGCAGCGCGTGGCCTTGGTTTTGTGTTTGGGCAAGCCGGCGGATGTCTACCTCATCGACGAGCCCTCGGCCTACTTGGACTCGGAGCAGCGTCTGGTGGCCGCCAAGGTTATCAAGCG GTACATTCTGCACGCCAAGAAGACAGGATTTGTGGTGGAGCACGATTTCATCATGGCCACCTACCTTGCCGACCGTGTCATTGTTATTGAAGGCCAGCCCTCTGTCAAGACGACGGCCTACTCGCCCCAGTCGCTGCTGAACGGCATGAACCGATTCCTCGAACTGCTCGGCATCACCTTCCGACGCGACCCCAACAACTTCAGGCCCCGCATCAACAAGAACAACTCGGTCAAGGATACGGAACAGAAGCGATCCGGCCAGTTCTTCTTCCTGGAGGACGAGGCGTCGAACTAA